A single region of the Podospora pseudopauciseta strain CBS 411.78 chromosome 1, whole genome shotgun sequence genome encodes:
- a CDS encoding hypothetical protein (EggNog:ENOG503PGCN) — protein sequence MTTNSATTTTTSLINADITLLIAEQTDLPTLLALASTNKHLNGLINAYEHSIIKSKITTAIPNPLLQPPLGSVLSSHSSSTRQILPPWSFQVAAELERRHTRTETMFNISTVPPTPLISAMFRVPSFAALSRQQFTQLVDLFKRACCLADHICDLALLVKIPAMARELSAVDPYVVQKAIHRTRQGFIKGLEPLDLALLTHLAALGGMAYAEEMGELMSSDPEGLERMVAFKETILREGSAALWGFLHPKEGEVIEGNGPPSLPPRARGSGLGRYIAGKVEGVLRDLHAYEMGLKERDHEEAEGEGEGEWADKEGVREGGWEDDDDDDPFVVLHGLHQTVMGAFPKPVEEPKDDEGDAVIENESEQWEGEGVEYEEVDIEGEDVSSEEEGEIEEEEVEEEEVFPVEPREQLILEVVRSAVPCSV from the coding sequence ATGACCACCAACTCTGccacaacaacgacaacgtcGCTCATCAACGCCGACATAACCCTCCTCATTGCAGAGCAAACCGACCTCCCAACCTTGCTCGCGTTAGCCAGCACAAACAAGCACCTCAACGGCCTGATCAACGCATACGAACACTCGATTATCAAGTCCAAAATCACCACCGCTATCCCAAACccactcctccaacctcccctcgGGTCAGTCCTATCCTCCcacagctcctccacccgcCAAATCCTGCCACCTTGGTCCTTCCAAGTAGCAGCCGAACTCGAACGCCGCCACACCCGCACCGAAACCATGTTCAACATTTCCACcgtccccccaacccccttgaTATCAGCCATGTTCCGCGTCCCTTCTTTTGCGGCGCTGTCACGGCAACAGTTTACCCAACTGGTCGACCTGTTCAAACGGGCTTGCTGCCTGGCGGATCATATCTGTGATTTGGCGCTGCTCGTCAAGATACCGGCCATGGCGAGGGAGCTGTCGGCTGTGGATCCGTACGTGGTGCAAAAGGCGATTCACCGAACGAGGCAGGGGTTTATTAAAGGGTTGGAACCGTTGGATCTGGCGCTGTTGACGCATTTGGCGGCgttgggggggatggcgtatgcggaggagatgggggagttgATGAGTTCTGAtccggaggggttggagaggatggtggcgtTCAAGGAGACTATTTTACGGGAGGGGAGCGCGGCGCTTTGGGGTTTTTTACATCCAAAGGAGGGGGAAGTGATTGAGGGGAATGGACCACCTTCTTTGCCGCCTAGGGCGAGGGGGAGCGGGCTTGGGAGGTATATTGCTGGCAAGGTGGaaggggtgttgagggattTGCATGCTTATGAGATGGGGCTTAAGGAGCGGGATCatgaggaggcggagggagagggggagggggagtgggcggataaggagggggtgagggaaggggggtgggaggatgatgatgatgatgatccgTTTGTTGTTTTGCATGGGCTTCATCAGACTGTCATGGGTGCCTTTCCTAAGCCGGTTGAGGAACCAAAGGACGATGAGGGGGATGCTGTGATAGAAAATGAGAGTGAGCagtgggagggagaaggggttgaatacgaggaggtggatattgagggcgaggatgtGAGTtctgaagaggagggagagatagaagaggaagaggtagaggaagaggaggttttcCCTGTTGAACCTAGAGAACAGTTGATCCTGGAGGTGGTTAGAAGTGCGGTTCCATGCTCAGTTTAG